One window of Chamaesiphon minutus PCC 6605 genomic DNA carries:
- a CDS encoding Tab2/Atab2 family RNA-binding protein — protein MGAIWEIDFYSRPLVDERQKKVWELLICESPATTDRSTEDLFRFTRYCPSDRVNSLWLAEALQAAMLEAKQSPQRIRFFRRQMNNMITKACKDIGIPAAASRRTIALHQWIDDRMEHFYPQQPNYQAANTASVQMFSDPPQPLPEALLGEKWTFVSLAASQFADMNEWQIGFSEAFPLAMVGVTPEMPIPGLILYSPRSVPMAAWMSGLEIVSVRYQPAPKSTLLLETGASESWILARLEGTTQQEAARFEASKQQAKGVHFIAIQSSPDVEEFAGFWLLYETVDR, from the coding sequence ATGGGAGCGATCTGGGAAATCGATTTTTACTCACGCCCCCTGGTTGATGAGCGACAGAAAAAAGTTTGGGAATTGCTGATATGTGAAAGCCCCGCGACGACAGATCGATCGACCGAAGACTTATTTCGGTTTACACGATACTGTCCAAGCGATCGAGTCAACTCGTTATGGTTGGCAGAAGCTCTCCAGGCAGCCATGCTCGAGGCTAAACAATCACCCCAACGGATTCGTTTCTTTCGACGGCAGATGAACAACATGATTACCAAAGCCTGCAAGGATATTGGCATTCCTGCCGCAGCCAGTCGGCGCACCATCGCTTTGCACCAGTGGATCGACGATCGGATGGAGCATTTCTATCCCCAACAACCCAACTATCAAGCCGCAAATACTGCCTCCGTGCAGATGTTTTCCGATCCGCCACAGCCATTACCCGAAGCCTTACTCGGTGAAAAGTGGACATTTGTCAGTCTGGCTGCGAGTCAGTTTGCCGATATGAATGAATGGCAAATTGGTTTTAGCGAAGCTTTCCCTTTAGCGATGGTGGGCGTCACTCCCGAAATGCCAATCCCCGGACTGATTCTCTATTCCCCCCGCTCTGTGCCGATGGCTGCTTGGATGTCCGGATTAGAAATCGTCTCGGTTCGCTATCAACCTGCCCCTAAATCTACGTTATTACTAGAGACAGGAGCCAGCGAAAGTTGGATTCTAGCCAGATTGGAAGGGACGACTCAACAAGAAGCAGCACGGTTTGAAGCAAGCAAGCAACAAGCCAAAGGAGTTCATTTTATTGCCATCCAATCCAGTCCCGATGTGGAAGAATTTGCTGGATTTTGGTTATTGTACGAAACAGTCGATCGCTAA
- a CDS encoding tRNA (cytidine(34)-2'-O)-methyltransferase: MPQLVLVNPQIPPNTGNIARTCAATRTDLHLVGPLGFEITDRYLKRAGLDYWPYVSLKIHPSIEAFIQFHRQQAGRCVGFSVRGKCSHFQFQFQADDWLLFGSETEGLPAEILEYCAQTVYIPMSEPGVRSLNLSVSAAIGLFEARRQLGESIA; this comes from the coding sequence ATGCCTCAATTAGTTTTAGTCAATCCCCAAATTCCTCCCAACACCGGAAATATTGCCCGCACTTGCGCCGCCACTCGCACCGATTTACATTTAGTCGGCCCGTTAGGATTTGAAATTACAGATCGCTATCTCAAACGCGCTGGATTAGACTACTGGCCTTACGTTAGCCTCAAAATACATCCGTCGATCGAGGCATTTATCCAATTTCATCGCCAGCAGGCTGGACGCTGTGTGGGGTTTAGCGTTCGGGGTAAATGCAGCCATTTTCAATTTCAGTTCCAAGCTGATGACTGGTTATTATTTGGCAGCGAAACTGAAGGCTTACCCGCTGAGATTTTGGAATATTGTGCCCAAACAGTTTATATCCCGATGAGCGAACCTGGCGTCAGAAGTCTCAATCTCTCTGTCAGTGCGGCTATCGGCTTATTTGAAGCCCGCCGTCAGCTCGGTGAATCGATCGCATAG
- the gshA gene encoding glutamate--cysteine ligase — protein sequence MLLSKGFEIEVYTGTPQGEIVGLSDRIVADLDGFIIEPDSRNVEYTTAPFTSYERLLCALVLPRRQLRAYLQRIGNYTLIPGSTLSLGGTDTFYRSDPNNPYHTYIEQTYGTNVVTASVHINIGISDPELLMRACRLVRVEAPLYLALSAASPFLNGVPTGYHSTRWGLFPKTPAHVPLFESHAHHIQWVNEQLAQKTMQNVRHLWSAVRPNGDRRPYNLNRLELRICDLIIDPIALLAVTSLIEARLWQLISDPKLDPLTMSTLSPQELVELADANEMLVAKSSLDATLRHWQDGRSITAHDWIEELYSEVHPFAKQRGFTCFLSPVKKILREGNTAQQWLRSYEREPDAQSILVRSIEHVEQQEIELDRYLCQAVA from the coding sequence ATGCTACTTTCTAAAGGATTTGAAATTGAAGTCTACACGGGGACACCCCAAGGAGAGATTGTCGGTTTATCCGATCGAATTGTGGCGGATTTAGATGGGTTTATCATCGAGCCGGATAGTCGCAATGTGGAATATACCACCGCGCCGTTTACTTCTTACGAGCGATTGCTGTGCGCTTTAGTTTTGCCGCGTCGCCAGTTACGTGCTTATCTTCAGCGGATTGGTAACTATACGCTGATTCCTGGTAGCACTCTATCTCTAGGAGGTACGGATACATTTTATCGCTCCGACCCCAATAATCCCTATCATACTTACATCGAACAGACTTACGGGACTAATGTCGTTACGGCTAGCGTCCATATCAATATCGGCATTAGCGACCCAGAATTGCTGATGCGTGCCTGTCGGCTAGTACGAGTAGAAGCTCCATTGTATCTAGCTTTAAGTGCGGCTTCGCCCTTTCTCAATGGCGTGCCGACTGGCTACCACTCTACTCGTTGGGGACTCTTCCCCAAGACACCCGCACATGTGCCGCTATTTGAAAGTCACGCTCATCATATCCAATGGGTAAACGAGCAATTAGCCCAAAAGACAATGCAAAATGTGCGTCACTTGTGGTCTGCCGTGCGTCCTAATGGCGATCGCCGCCCCTATAACCTCAATCGCCTCGAGTTGAGAATTTGCGATCTAATTATCGATCCAATCGCCTTGTTGGCCGTTACGAGCCTGATCGAGGCCAGATTGTGGCAACTCATCTCCGACCCCAAACTCGATCCGTTAACAATGAGTACTCTATCGCCACAAGAACTTGTCGAGCTAGCGGACGCCAATGAAATGCTCGTCGCTAAATCTAGTCTTGATGCCACTTTACGACATTGGCAGGATGGTCGCTCGATTACCGCACACGACTGGATCGAAGAACTCTATAGCGAAGTTCATCCATTTGCCAAGCAACGCGGCTTTACTTGCTTCCTGTCCCCAGTGAAGAAGATTTTGCGTGAAGGTAATACCGCTCAACAATGGTTGCGATCGTATGAGCGCGAACCTGACGCCCAATCTATACTCGTCCGGTCGATCGAGCATGTCGAACAGCAGGAAATCGAGTTAGATCGCTATTTGTGTCAAGCTGTGGCATGA